GCCCGGTCGCCCGCGCGCCGCGCGGCCGAGGAATACCCGGCCGAGGCTCGACTGGCCTGCCAGGTGCCGCGCGCCTTGGACGCACCGCGGTAGTAGTCCACGAGCTCAACCTCCTTGTCCCGCAGGGCGATAGCGGTGCCCGGTGCACGCCGCCGGTCCTTGGTGGCTTCCTGCCGCGCTTCGTCGCGGGCCTCGGCCAGCCGGTGGCCGACGCGCGCCCCGAAGGCCAGTTGAAAGTTGAGTCGGGCGGTGATCGTCGGTGTCGGACGATGCGCACCCGAGGCGAGATAGGCGTCCGACGCGCGCACCATTTGCACGACCAGGCTGGCGTACAGGGCGTGGCTGGCGTCGATGTCCTCGGCGAACCCGTAGGCGTAGACGAACGTCGAGTTCGATGCGACGTCGCATCGAACGTCGTTGGCCGCGGCGATCAGCACGAAGAGCTGAACATACGTCCGTAACCCCTTGGTGCCCGCCGCGCCGATGGTGATGGTGCGCTGCGTCGGGGCCTCCGCGGCCGAACGCTGCGCCGAATGGGAGCGCGCCACCGCGAGGTCGATGGACGCGGCCGTCGCCAGCCGCTGCGCCGCCGACATGAACGCGTCCGCTTCGTGGGAGTTGTCGGTGCCTTCGGCCTGACGCAGTAGCGCGGCGATGCGCGCCAGCATCTTGTCGTCAGTCATCGGCGCCGTTCCTCCTCATCGCTGCGTTCTGCATCGTCACCGGCGCGAGTCATCGGCGCCGTTCCTCCTCATCGCTGCGTTCTGCATCGTCACCGGCGCGAGTCATCGGCGCCGTTCCTCCTCATCGCTGCGCTCTGCATCGTCACAGCGCCAAACTACGGGAGCGGTCCGACACGCTCGCTCACAACCGAGCGGTGATCCAGGAGACGACGTCGTCAAGCACCTGCTCACGCTCGGGCTCGTTGAAGACCTCGTGATACAGGCCGGGGTAGACCTTCAACTCGACGTCGGTGGACCCCACGCATTCGACGAGGCGGTGGCTGCCCGCGACGGGGATCAACCGGTCGTCGGACCCGTGCACCACCAGTAACGGCGCGGTCAGCGCCGGCGCCCGCCGCGGCATCGTCTCGCCGACCTGCAGCAACGCGCGGCCGATGCCGGCCGGAACCTTGCCGTGGTACACCAGCGGTTCGTCTTTGTAGGCCGCCACCACGGCAGGATCGCGGGAGATGGCGTCGACGTCGAGGTCTTGCGCGGGCAGCCCGGGCACGATGGCGCCGAGCACCTTGGCGGCCAGGGCCAGCAGCGGCGACACCTGGTCCTGCGCCGCCACCGCGGGACCCGACAGCACCATCAGGTCGTAGTTGTCCGGGCGCTCGACGCCGTAGGCGAAGACGATTCCCCCGCCCATGCTGTGGCCCAACACGATGCATTTGAGGCCGTGGTGCTCCCGGGTGGCGATCCCGACCAGGGTGTCGAAGTCGGCGGTGTACTCGTGGATGTCGCGCACCAGCGCCCGTTTGCCACCGGAGCGGCCGTGTCCGCGATGATCCAGCGCGTAGGTGACCAGGCCCGCCTCGCCGAACCGCTGCGCGACGTGGTCGTACCGGCGGGCGTACTCCCCGAGGCCGTGCGCCAGCACCAGGACCGCCCGCGGCGCCGTGTCAGGGGTCCAGACGTCATAGACGATGCGCACACCGCCGAACCCGTCGAAACTGCGTTCGGTGCGGTTCATCGGGAGGTCCTAGTCATCACGTGGCAGCGTAATGGCTGGGATCGGGACCGGGTTTGCGGACACTGCGTAGGCTCATGCGGATGAGCTCCCCCGCAAGCGGGTGGCACCACCATCCGGCGGAGTACCCGGCGCCCTCCCCGGTGGTGGGGGCCGATTTCTCGGCGCAAGCCGAACCGTATCGCCGCGAGCTGCTCGCCCACTGCTACCGGATGACCGGCTCCTTGCACGACGCCGAGGATCTGGTGCAAGAGACGTTGCTGCGGGCCTGGAAGGCCTACGACCGTTTCGAAGGTAAGTCCTCGCTGCGGACCTGGCTGCACCGCATCGCCACCAACACCTGCCTGAGCGCGCTGGAGGGCAAGGGACGCAGGGCGCTGCCGGTGGGCCTGGGCGCCCCCAGCGCGGACCCGACCGCCGAGCTGGTGGAGCGCCGCGAGGTGCCCTGGCTGGAGCCGCTGCCGACGTCGACCGACGACCCGTCCGACCCGTCGGTGGTCGTCGGGTCGCGGGAGTCGGTGCGGCTGGCGTTCGTGGCTGCGCTGCAATACCTTCCGCCACGGCAGCGGGCGGTGCTGTTGCTGCGCGACGTGCTGCAATGGCGCTCCGCCGAGGTCGCCGAGGCGGTGGGCACCACCACGACCGCCGTCAACAGCCTGCTGCAGCGGGCCCGGTCGCAACTGGACGCCGTCGGCCCCAACGTCGATGACCGACTGGCGCCGCCGGATTCGCCGGAGGCCCAAGACCTGCTGGCCCGCTACATCGCCGCGTTCGAAACCTACGACATCGACCGCCTGGTCGAGTTGTTCACCGCCGAGGCGATCTGGGAAATGCCGCCGTACGCCGGCTGGTATCGGGGTGCGGCGGACATCGTCACCCTGATCCACCAGCAATGCCCGGCCGAGGCGAGCGGAGACATGCGGCTGCTGCCGCTCGTCGCCAACGGTCAGCTGGCCGCGGCGATGTACATGCGCGCCGGTGACGTGCACGTCCCCTTTCAGCTGCATGTGCTCGATCTGCACGGCGACAAGGTGTCTCACGTGGTCGCGTTCCTCGACGACACCTTGTTCACCAAGTTCGGGCTGCCCGGTTCGCTGTCCGCGGGTCACCAATAAGAAGGGTGCGCTTATGCCGAGTTCCACCGCCCAGGTCACCGCCGCGCCCGGGAGACCGCTGCTGCTGCTGAGCGCCTATGACCTCGCCGACGTGGGCTACCAGGTCGAGGAGTTCTTCGTTTCCGCGACGGCCACGTCCTATACCCCGGTGACCGAGCTGGGCCCGGACGGCCGTTGGGACGTAACACCCTCGGGCTCCGCCGATTTCACGACGCGAATCGTGGTGCTGACACCCACCGATCCGGCGCGCTTCAACGGGACCGTGCTCGTCGAATGGCTCAACGTGAGCGGCGGCATCGACGCTCCCGCGGTCTGGATGATGGCGCACCGCGAAATCATCCGGGCCGGTTACGCCTACGTCGGGGTCTCGGCGCAGCGGGTGGGGATCGAGGGCGGCGACAGCCTGCTCGGCGCGGACATGTCGCTGAAAAGCCAGGATCCGCAACGTTATGCGCCCCTCCACCACCCGGGCGACGCCTTCTCCTACGACATCTTCTCCCAGATCGGCGACCTGCTCAACAGCGCCAACCACTGTGACCTGGTCCGGGATCTGCCCGTGCAGCGCGTCATCGCGCTAGGGGAATCGCAATCGGCGATGTTCCTCACGACCTACATCAACGCCGTCGACCCGTTGGCCCGCAGCTACGACGGGTTCCTCGTCCATTCCCGCTTCGGCTCGGCCGCCCCGCTCCACGGGACCTCGATCTTCGCGGAAACCGAGGAGCCGCAAGGGGTTGCGTTCCGGCCGGAGCTGCGCGTCCCGCTGCTGACGGTCGTCACCGAAACCGACGTCTTCGGCGGAGCCCGGCAGGGCTACTACTTCGCCCGGCAGCCCGACAACCAGCACCTGAGGGTGTGGGAGATCGCCGGCGCCGCCCACGCCGACAACTACACCATCCAGGTCGCGTTCATCGACAGCGGCTCGGCGCCGCTCGCGGACATCGCCGCCGCCTACGCGCCGACCAACATGCTGATGGGCCAACAATTGGCGCACTGCATCAACTTCGGACCGCAACACCACTATGTGGTGCAGGCCGGGCTCGCCGCCCTCAACGCCTGGGTCGCCAGCGGCGAGCCGGCGCCGAGCGCGGAGCCTCTCGCGGCCCGCGAAACGCCAGGGCCACAACCGGTTCCGGATGACAACGGCGTCGCCCGCGGCGGCCTCAGGACCCCGTGGGTGGACGTGCCGGTCGCCCGGACGTCGGGCCTGGGCGGCGAGGAAAGCATCATGTCCATGATCTTCGGCTCCGGCGAGCTTTTCGACGCCGCCACGCTGCGCGGGCTCTATCCCGGCGGTAGCACCGAATACCTGGAGCGCTTCACCGGCGCGCTCGACGCGGCGATCGGCGCCGGGTTCATCCTGCCGGCCGACCGCGAGGAGATCCTGCAGCTCGCCGCCGCGACGTATCCCGGGCGCGGCAAAAACCAGGGCTAACGCTGACGCCGAGCGCGCGATCGGTGGCGACCGCACCGCGTGCCGCGTCGTGAAATGCGCACTCGGCGAAGCGGACTGAGCGCCCCTAGGTCCGATTACCCGGCTCCTCACTCGCGCTGTTCCGGCGCTCGCCGTCGCCGGGCGAGAACAGCCGGCTGTCCGGCGGCGGCCCCGGCACCGGCCGCACCAGCCCGGTCCCCGTGATCAGCGGCAGGTCCAGCGCGGAGAGCAGCCCGGGCGGGGCGGCGCACACCGCGGGGATGGCGTTGACCATCCGCGAGGAGCCCGCAATGCGCGCCCCCAGGTCGTGGTCGTGGTCTTCGGCCATCTCGAATTCGCACCGCATGCTCGGGGAGCCCTCGATCTCCACGCGGTACAACCCGCGGCCGGACGCCATGCCGTAACCGAGGTCCTTCGGCTCGATGCAGATGCGCGGCTGGGGCCAGTCCGGCGCGATGTCGTCGCGCATGCGCGTCACGTGGTCGAGGACGAATGTCGGTTTCCCACCGACGTAACCGGTCAGGGTCGAGCGCATGGCCGCGATCGTTCCGGCCGCGATACGCCCCGTCGGCGTGTCGAACGATTCACCCGCGGACACCCGCTCGTTGGCCTCCTCGATGTTGTCGATCTTGACCCCCAACCCGGCGGCGAGCTGGTGCAACACGGGCCCCCAGCCGAAGGTGAAGATCCCGGGCTGGGCAGCGAAGGCCGGGTAGTCCGGTGGTTGCCCGAAGCCGAGGATCTCGTAGACCGCGGAGCGATCCGGATAGGTCGCGTAGTTGAACATCTCGGTCACCCGCACCGAGTCGATCACCCGGGATACGCCGGTAAGTACCAGCGGCAGAACGTCATTGGCGAAGCCGGAGTCGATCCCGGTGGTGAAGAACGACACCCCGCCCTCGATCGCGGCCTGGCGCAGCGGCTCGGTGAAGGCGGCGTCGACGCCGTCGGGAAAGACCAGCGGCACCACCGAACACGACACCACGTTCTTTTTGGCCCGCAGGATCGAGACCATGTCCTCGACGGCGTCCAGCGGCCGCAGGTTGGCGCCGGCGGCGTAGACCACCGCGTCGGCGTCGCCGGCGAGCATGGCCGCCGGATCCTGGGTAGCCACCACGCCCACTGGCGCGATGCCGCACAGCTCCCCGGCGTCGCGGCCGGCCTTGGCGTCGCTGTGCACCACGACGTCGACCAATTGCAGCTCCGGATGGTCGATCACCCCGCGCAGGGCGACCACGCCCATGGAACCGGGCCCCCACACTCCCACCTTCAACACGACGATCTCCTAATATTAGGACGTATATCCTTGTATTTTGGACGGATCGTAGGGAGGCGGCGGTGGCTACGTCAATGGCCCAGGAGCGCAGCGAATCACGCGCCAAATCGCCCCCCACGGCGCGGGTGATGGATGTCCTTGCCGCCCTGGCGAATTCGCCGGGTGGCTTGACGTCGGCCGAGCTGGCGAAGCGGTGCGCGATCAGCACCTCGACGTGTGCCCTCGTGCTGGCCGAGCTGGAACGCGGCGCCTGGGTGGCGCGCCGCGGGGATCGTCGCTATGCGCTGGGCAGCGGGCTGTTCGGGCTCGTGCATGGGCTGCGCGAGCAGTTTCCGCTGCTGGACCGCGGGCGTGACGCGCTGCGCTTCCTGCACGACACGCTCGGCGCGGGCTGTTCCATGTCGAAGATCGGCGCCCGGCACCTGACCACTGTCGACACCGTGGGCCACGGCACCGACGGCGAACATGCCGTGGGGCAGCGCTTCCCCATCGACCCGCCATTCGGTCTGGTCGCCATGGCCTGGCGTGACGAGGATTTCATCGCGACCTGGCTGCACCGCGTGATGCCCCGGCTCACCCGCGCCGAAATCACCGAGCACCAACGGGTGCTGGCCGACATCCGCGCCCGCGGCTATGGCGCCTGGCGCTTCGACGACACCCACCAGTCGCTGCACAATCGGCTGGCCGAGGTGCTGTCGTCGCTGGAGCCGACGGCCCAGGTGACCCGTCAGCTCACCACGCTGATGACGATGGTGACGCTGCGGTCGGTCACCGACGTCCTCGAAACAGACTTGCCCACTGCCGAATTCGTCGTGCTGCCGATCTTCTCCCCGGCTGGTCAACCGGAGTACCAGATCGAGATCCACCTGGGCCACGCCACCGGACTGACCCTGTCCGAACTCGACGCCGCGCTCCGTCATGCCCAAGGGCTGCTCACCGCCGCCGTCGGCTGACCCGGCCGAGGATTACCCTGGAAACATGTCTGCCACCACGGAGATCCGGCGTGCGGCCGATCGGGCCGTCACCACCACACCCTGGCTGACCTCCCGGCACTCGTTCTCCTTCGGCGACCACTACGACCCGGGCAACACCCATTACGGGCTGCTGTTGGTCAACAACGACGACATCGTCGCCCCTGGAACGGGTTTCGACACGCACCCGCATCGAGACATGGAAATCGTGACCTGGGTGCTGCGCGGCGAACTGTCCCATCACGACTCCACCGGAAACCGAGGGGTCATCTATCCCGGGCTGGCGCAACGTATGTCGGCCGGCAGTGGCATTCTGCACTCCGAGCGCAACGACTCCCCCAGCGAGCCGGTGCATTTCGTGCAGATGTGGGTGGTGCCCGACGAGTCCGGCATCGACC
The sequence above is drawn from the Mycobacterium marseillense genome and encodes:
- a CDS encoding dihydrodipicolinate reductase, with protein sequence MLKVGVWGPGSMGVVALRGVIDHPELQLVDVVVHSDAKAGRDAGELCGIAPVGVVATQDPAAMLAGDADAVVYAAGANLRPLDAVEDMVSILRAKKNVVSCSVVPLVFPDGVDAAFTEPLRQAAIEGGVSFFTTGIDSGFANDVLPLVLTGVSRVIDSVRVTEMFNYATYPDRSAVYEILGFGQPPDYPAFAAQPGIFTFGWGPVLHQLAAGLGVKIDNIEEANERVSAGESFDTPTGRIAAGTIAAMRSTLTGYVGGKPTFVLDHVTRMRDDIAPDWPQPRICIEPKDLGYGMASGRGLYRVEIEGSPSMRCEFEMAEDHDHDLGARIAGSSRMVNAIPAVCAAPPGLLSALDLPLITGTGLVRPVPGPPPDSRLFSPGDGERRNSASEEPGNRT
- a CDS encoding pirin family protein, translating into MSATTEIRRAADRAVTTTPWLTSRHSFSFGDHYDPGNTHYGLLLVNNDDIVAPGTGFDTHPHRDMEIVTWVLRGELSHHDSTGNRGVIYPGLAQRMSAGSGILHSERNDSPSEPVHFVQMWVVPDESGIDPSYQQYEIDQKLLDDNLVTIASGSPADDAAITLHNRSAALHVARLRAGTTVALPAAPYLHLFLAHGRIRVEGIGELNEGDALRFADADGRHVAASEPSELLIWEMHAKLGD
- a CDS encoding DUF2786 domain-containing protein, which encodes MTDDKMLARIAALLRQAEGTDNSHEADAFMSAAQRLATAASIDLAVARSHSAQRSAAEAPTQRTITIGAAGTKGLRTYVQLFVLIAAANDVRCDVASNSTFVYAYGFAEDIDASHALYASLVVQMVRASDAYLASGAHRPTPTITARLNFQLAFGARVGHRLAEARDEARQEATKDRRRAPGTAIALRDKEVELVDYYRGASKARGTWQASRASAGYSSAARRAGDRAGKRARLGNSPELPGARSALSG
- a CDS encoding alpha/beta hydrolase — protein: MNRTERSFDGFGGVRIVYDVWTPDTAPRAVLVLAHGLGEYARRYDHVAQRFGEAGLVTYALDHRGHGRSGGKRALVRDIHEYTADFDTLVGIATREHHGLKCIVLGHSMGGGIVFAYGVERPDNYDLMVLSGPAVAAQDQVSPLLALAAKVLGAIVPGLPAQDLDVDAISRDPAVVAAYKDEPLVYHGKVPAGIGRALLQVGETMPRRAPALTAPLLVVHGSDDRLIPVAGSHRLVECVGSTDVELKVYPGLYHEVFNEPEREQVLDDVVSWITARL
- a CDS encoding sigma-70 family RNA polymerase sigma factor; this encodes MSSPASGWHHHPAEYPAPSPVVGADFSAQAEPYRRELLAHCYRMTGSLHDAEDLVQETLLRAWKAYDRFEGKSSLRTWLHRIATNTCLSALEGKGRRALPVGLGAPSADPTAELVERREVPWLEPLPTSTDDPSDPSVVVGSRESVRLAFVAALQYLPPRQRAVLLLRDVLQWRSAEVAEAVGTTTTAVNSLLQRARSQLDAVGPNVDDRLAPPDSPEAQDLLARYIAAFETYDIDRLVELFTAEAIWEMPPYAGWYRGAADIVTLIHQQCPAEASGDMRLLPLVANGQLAAAMYMRAGDVHVPFQLHVLDLHGDKVSHVVAFLDDTLFTKFGLPGSLSAGHQ
- a CDS encoding alpha/beta hydrolase domain-containing protein, yielding MPSSTAQVTAAPGRPLLLLSAYDLADVGYQVEEFFVSATATSYTPVTELGPDGRWDVTPSGSADFTTRIVVLTPTDPARFNGTVLVEWLNVSGGIDAPAVWMMAHREIIRAGYAYVGVSAQRVGIEGGDSLLGADMSLKSQDPQRYAPLHHPGDAFSYDIFSQIGDLLNSANHCDLVRDLPVQRVIALGESQSAMFLTTYINAVDPLARSYDGFLVHSRFGSAAPLHGTSIFAETEEPQGVAFRPELRVPLLTVVTETDVFGGARQGYYFARQPDNQHLRVWEIAGAAHADNYTIQVAFIDSGSAPLADIAAAYAPTNMLMGQQLAHCINFGPQHHYVVQAGLAALNAWVASGEPAPSAEPLAARETPGPQPVPDDNGVARGGLRTPWVDVPVARTSGLGGEESIMSMIFGSGELFDAATLRGLYPGGSTEYLERFTGALDAAIGAGFILPADREEILQLAAATYPGRGKNQG
- a CDS encoding MarR family transcriptional regulator; protein product: MAQERSESRAKSPPTARVMDVLAALANSPGGLTSAELAKRCAISTSTCALVLAELERGAWVARRGDRRYALGSGLFGLVHGLREQFPLLDRGRDALRFLHDTLGAGCSMSKIGARHLTTVDTVGHGTDGEHAVGQRFPIDPPFGLVAMAWRDEDFIATWLHRVMPRLTRAEITEHQRVLADIRARGYGAWRFDDTHQSLHNRLAEVLSSLEPTAQVTRQLTTLMTMVTLRSVTDVLETDLPTAEFVVLPIFSPAGQPEYQIEIHLGHATGLTLSELDAALRHAQGLLTAAVG